One Mycobacteroides abscessus ATCC 19977 genomic window carries:
- a CDS encoding SDR family oxidoreductase yields MSRYPKIELAGAVVVITGGARGIGAATARLFADRGADVWIGDVDDVVAKETANGIPNAHSGALDVTKPESWAGFLDQVRAESGPVDILINNAGVMPLGGFIEENERTTDLILDVNVRGPLNGARAVLPQMVARGRGHVVNVASMAGKLAVPGMVTYNASKFGAVGLSVALRKEYGNTGVSVSCVLPSAVRTELASGAPLGKGMPTVDPEDVAAAIVRSVDTRRAQISVPGWLAFGWGLVDLFVPEPVERLARRLIDDRRALTSLDLNARGAYIERIERQSKEHQK; encoded by the coding sequence GTGAGTCGTTATCCGAAGATCGAGCTGGCCGGTGCGGTGGTCGTCATCACCGGCGGAGCCAGAGGAATCGGCGCGGCGACCGCGCGCCTCTTCGCCGATAGGGGTGCTGACGTGTGGATCGGCGACGTCGACGACGTGGTCGCCAAGGAGACTGCGAACGGCATCCCCAATGCACACTCCGGAGCCCTCGACGTCACCAAACCCGAGTCCTGGGCCGGGTTCCTTGACCAGGTGCGCGCTGAATCCGGGCCGGTGGACATCTTGATCAACAACGCCGGCGTCATGCCACTGGGCGGATTCATCGAAGAAAACGAGCGCACCACCGACTTGATTCTCGACGTGAACGTGCGTGGCCCGCTCAACGGTGCACGGGCGGTGTTACCGCAGATGGTGGCCCGTGGGCGCGGGCACGTCGTCAACGTGGCCTCGATGGCCGGCAAGCTGGCCGTGCCCGGAATGGTCACCTACAACGCGTCCAAGTTCGGCGCCGTGGGGCTGTCGGTGGCGCTGCGCAAGGAGTACGGAAATACCGGTGTCAGTGTCAGCTGCGTGCTGCCGAGCGCGGTCCGGACCGAATTGGCCTCGGGTGCGCCGCTGGGCAAGGGCATGCCCACCGTTGATCCCGAGGATGTGGCCGCCGCCATCGTGCGCAGCGTGGACACTCGCCGCGCTCAGATTTCGGTGCCGGGCTGGCTCGCCTTCGGATGGGGTTTGGTGGACCTGTTTGTGCCGGAACCGGTGGAGCGGCTGGCTCGGCGGCTGATCGATGACCGTCGCGCCCTGACGTCACTGGACCTGAACGCGCGCGGTGCCTACATCGAACGCATTGAACGGCAGAGCAAGGAGCATCAGAAGTGA
- a CDS encoding flavin-containing monooxygenase, with protein sequence MSDTRDPRVIVVGAGMAGIAVGHKLKEAGFNDFTILEKGDDVGGVWYWNRYPGLTCDVPSQAYQYPFAPRTDWPRLFATGSEIQAYHRKVAEDLDVMPHIRCGQEVTAAEFTGSGWRVTTAAGEALECDFLIAATGVLHHPNIPDIPGLDSFQGAVVHTARWDDSVRLEGKRVAAIGTGSTGVQVVSAMQPVVAQVTSFIRTPQWVLWAPMSLRQPKFVAKLLDALPTQRIVRFTALTGTDALVNIVTRPGWGRRLVQQYARACLHLIRDKELRQKLTPDYEPLCKRQVLSGSFHRAVQKPNVEIVTDRINRITPTGIVTVDGTEREFDVIVLATGFQAHNYMRPMNLVGKDGYSIDEAWEKGPKAYRMTAIPGFPNFFTVLGPNSPTGSIWLQHTAERTAEYIISWLHRFARGEINTVEVSSEATDEFNDQAREAMKPTVWATGCNSWYLTEDGSVDLWPFDRKTMEQMLASPEESHYIVR encoded by the coding sequence GTGAGCGATACGCGCGATCCCAGGGTCATCGTCGTCGGCGCGGGCATGGCGGGAATCGCCGTGGGGCACAAGCTCAAAGAGGCAGGTTTCAACGATTTCACCATTCTGGAGAAGGGTGATGACGTTGGCGGCGTCTGGTACTGGAATCGATATCCGGGGTTGACCTGTGATGTGCCCTCACAGGCGTACCAATACCCGTTCGCGCCCCGGACCGACTGGCCTCGGCTCTTCGCCACCGGTAGTGAGATTCAGGCGTATCACCGCAAGGTCGCCGAGGACCTGGATGTGATGCCGCATATCCGGTGTGGGCAGGAGGTCACGGCGGCGGAATTCACCGGCAGTGGCTGGCGGGTCACCACCGCGGCAGGGGAGGCGCTGGAGTGCGACTTTCTGATCGCCGCCACCGGCGTGCTGCACCACCCCAACATTCCTGATATCCCCGGACTCGACAGCTTCCAGGGCGCCGTCGTGCACACCGCGCGGTGGGACGACTCGGTGCGTTTGGAAGGCAAGCGTGTTGCCGCGATTGGAACGGGCTCCACTGGTGTGCAAGTGGTTTCGGCGATGCAGCCCGTTGTCGCGCAGGTGACCTCATTCATCCGGACCCCGCAGTGGGTGCTGTGGGCGCCCATGTCGTTGCGGCAGCCGAAGTTCGTGGCCAAGCTCCTGGATGCGTTGCCCACCCAACGCATCGTGCGCTTCACGGCCCTGACGGGCACGGATGCTTTGGTCAACATTGTGACCCGGCCCGGTTGGGGACGGCGTTTGGTGCAGCAGTACGCGCGTGCCTGCCTACATCTGATCCGCGACAAGGAGCTGAGGCAGAAGCTCACCCCGGACTACGAGCCGCTGTGCAAGCGTCAAGTGCTGTCCGGTTCGTTCCATCGTGCTGTACAGAAGCCCAACGTCGAGATTGTCACCGACCGCATCAACAGGATCACTCCGACGGGGATCGTGACGGTGGATGGCACCGAGCGCGAATTCGACGTGATCGTCCTGGCCACCGGGTTCCAGGCGCACAACTACATGCGCCCCATGAATCTGGTTGGCAAGGATGGGTATTCGATTGACGAGGCGTGGGAGAAGGGGCCCAAGGCCTATCGGATGACCGCGATTCCGGGCTTCCCGAACTTCTTCACGGTGCTGGGGCCCAATTCGCCGACCGGCTCGATCTGGCTTCAGCACACGGCCGAGCGCACCGCCGAATACATCATCAGCTGGCTCCATCGCTTCGCTCGCGGCGAGATCAACACCGTAGAGGTGAGCTCCGAGGCCACTGACGAGTTCAATGACCAAGCGCGCGAAGCGATGAAGCCGACCGTGTGGGCCACCGGATGCAACTCCTGGTACCTCACCGAGGACGGATCCGTTGACCTGTGGCCCTTTGACCGCAAGACGATGGAGCAGATGCTGGCCTCACCCGAGGAGAGCCACTACATCGTGCGGTGA
- a CDS encoding aldo/keto reductase produces the protein MTLNSGTTIPQLGYGVWQVPDDQARAAVSAALQVGYRSIDTAKIYDNEAGTGAAIAESGIPRGDVFLTTKLWNSDQGYDNALRAFDASLERLGTDYVDLYLIHWPVPELDEYVASFKALQRIQADGRAKAIGVSNFTVDNLKRLIDETGEVPALNQIELHPRFTQPELRAFHAEYGIATEAWSPLGQGTILEDATIGAIAQAHDVSAAQVILRWHLQLGNVVIPKSVTPARIAANFDVFGFELSTDEVERITALDASDGRIGPDPTTFNLH, from the coding sequence GTGACGCTCAATTCCGGCACCACGATCCCGCAGCTCGGCTACGGCGTCTGGCAGGTTCCCGACGACCAGGCGCGTGCGGCAGTGTCGGCAGCCCTGCAGGTCGGATATCGCAGCATCGACACCGCCAAGATCTACGACAACGAGGCGGGCACTGGCGCCGCCATCGCGGAATCCGGCATTCCGCGCGGCGATGTCTTCCTGACCACCAAGCTGTGGAACTCCGACCAGGGATACGACAACGCGCTACGCGCCTTCGACGCCTCCCTGGAGCGGCTGGGCACCGATTACGTGGACCTGTACCTCATCCACTGGCCGGTCCCCGAACTCGATGAGTACGTGGCGAGCTTCAAGGCCCTACAGCGGATCCAGGCCGATGGGCGCGCCAAGGCCATCGGCGTCAGCAACTTCACCGTCGACAACCTCAAGCGGCTTATCGATGAGACCGGAGAAGTACCCGCCCTCAACCAGATCGAGCTACACCCGCGGTTCACCCAGCCCGAACTGCGCGCGTTCCACGCCGAATACGGCATTGCCACCGAGGCGTGGTCGCCGCTCGGCCAGGGCACGATTCTGGAGGATGCGACGATCGGCGCCATCGCCCAGGCACACGACGTGAGTGCGGCACAGGTGATCCTGCGCTGGCATCTGCAGCTCGGTAACGTCGTCATCCCCAAGTCGGTGACGCCGGCCCGCATTGCGGCCAACTTCGACGTATTCGGTTTCGAGCTCAGCACCGACGAGGTGGAGCGCATCACCGCGCTGGACGCGTCCGACGGCCGTATCGGGCCGGATCCGACAACGTTCAACTTGCACTAG
- a CDS encoding FAS1-like dehydratase domain-containing protein: MPISPDLIGTHHRYPSTYVVGREKIRELSLAIQNHHPAHHSLPAASALGHDELVIPPTFLCILGYAAQKWFLQHCGIAINDKKIAQVDQQFTMLRPILTGDVLHCEVHMHDIRTAFGADIVTTKNVITTDDGTVVQHGYTTLMGHTGDEPGFTQTHS; the protein is encoded by the coding sequence ATGCCCATCTCTCCCGACCTGATCGGCACTCACCACCGATACCCCTCCACATACGTGGTCGGACGCGAGAAGATCCGTGAACTATCCCTCGCCATCCAGAACCACCACCCCGCACATCACAGCCTTCCCGCGGCCAGCGCCCTCGGACACGACGAACTTGTGATACCGCCGACGTTCTTGTGCATCCTGGGATACGCCGCACAAAAGTGGTTTCTCCAGCACTGCGGTATCGCCATCAACGACAAGAAGATCGCGCAGGTAGATCAGCAGTTCACGATGCTGCGCCCCATCCTCACCGGGGATGTCCTGCACTGTGAGGTCCACATGCACGACATCCGCACTGCCTTCGGCGCCGACATCGTCACCACAAAGAACGTCATCACCACCGACGACGGAACAGTGGTGCAACACGGATACACCACCCTGATGGGGCATACCGGGGACGAACCGGGCTTCACTCAGACTCACAGCTAG
- a CDS encoding L,D-transpeptidase, protein MTQGRPRLHAGARRRWVATLALPVVAMAVLAGCAGATTQEPPKVIDKATPYADLLVPKLAMSVKDGAVGVAVDAPVTVTAGEGVLGSVTMVNSDGKEIAGEIGPDGVTWTTTEPLGYDKQYTINADARGLGGVARANATFRTQSPDNMTMPYVMPGDGEVVGVGQTVAIRFDENIPNRAAAEKAIKITTNPPVEGAFYWLNNREVRWRPESFWDSGTSVDVKVNTYGVNLGDGVFGQDNVASHFTIGDAVISRVDDTNKILNIERNGEIIKTMPTSMGKDKAPTNNGTYIIGERFKDLIMDSSTYGVAVNSPDGYRTKVQYATQMSYSGIYVHAAPWSVGAQGRTNTSHGCLNVSTANAKWFYENTKRGDVVIVSNTVGPVLPGTEGLGDWNIPWAQWKAGNARQQ, encoded by the coding sequence ATGACCCAGGGTCGTCCACGCCTGCACGCTGGCGCGCGTCGGCGGTGGGTTGCCACGCTTGCTCTGCCCGTTGTGGCAATGGCTGTGCTGGCTGGATGCGCCGGTGCCACCACGCAGGAACCCCCGAAAGTCATTGATAAGGCAACGCCTTACGCCGATCTGCTGGTACCCAAGCTGGCGATGTCGGTTAAGGATGGAGCCGTAGGTGTGGCGGTTGACGCGCCGGTGACGGTGACGGCAGGCGAAGGTGTGCTCGGCAGCGTCACCATGGTGAATTCCGATGGCAAAGAGATCGCCGGCGAGATCGGTCCCGATGGCGTCACCTGGACCACCACCGAACCGCTCGGTTACGACAAGCAGTACACGATCAATGCCGATGCCCGTGGTCTAGGCGGTGTGGCGCGGGCCAATGCGACATTCCGAACCCAGTCGCCCGACAACATGACGATGCCGTACGTGATGCCCGGTGATGGCGAGGTTGTCGGCGTCGGTCAAACGGTAGCCATTCGGTTCGATGAAAACATTCCGAACCGTGCGGCGGCCGAGAAGGCCATCAAGATCACCACCAACCCGCCGGTGGAGGGCGCGTTCTACTGGCTGAACAACCGAGAGGTGCGCTGGCGCCCCGAGTCGTTCTGGGACTCCGGTACATCCGTGGACGTCAAGGTCAATACCTATGGCGTGAACCTGGGCGACGGTGTCTTCGGCCAGGACAATGTGGCGTCCCACTTCACCATCGGCGACGCGGTGATCAGCCGCGTGGACGACACCAACAAGATCCTCAACATCGAGCGCAACGGCGAGATCATCAAGACCATGCCCACCTCGATGGGTAAGGACAAGGCGCCCACCAACAACGGCACCTACATCATCGGTGAGCGGTTCAAGGATCTGATCATGGATTCGTCGACCTACGGTGTCGCGGTCAACTCGCCCGACGGCTACCGCACCAAGGTGCAGTACGCCACCCAGATGTCGTACAGCGGTATTTACGTGCACGCGGCACCGTGGTCCGTAGGCGCGCAAGGGCGCACCAACACCAGCCACGGCTGCTTGAACGTCAGCACGGCCAACGCAAAATGGTTCTACGAGAACACTAAACGCGGCGATGTGGTGATCGTCTCCAACACAGTGGGTCCGGTGCTTCCGGGTACCGAGGGTTTGGGCGACTGGAACATCCCTTGGGCGCAGTGGAAGGCGGGAAACGCCCGCCAGCAATAA
- a CDS encoding DivIVA domain-containing protein translates to MTTTTLNESTRNFTRTRNGYDPIEVNEYISRLTIMHQSGLNDVETLKSRLEDATKQISSLKDEVTTLSDTSPSAHAMTDRMAKMLRIAVDEVAEMQNEARTESAALIASAKADAEAMRTKHKELLADMAARQSALETEYTEVMARAREEANQIVAQAVSESERLRAAEAKRREKAETELDEELTKLRTDTQSAVDEQRRSIQGECEKRLADAKDEADRRLRLADEQIERRLDQARRSVEEIGQQRISILEQLMGVHGRLESIPSALESAYRDRDNSKSIVMVPSKRVLDQKVIEG, encoded by the coding sequence GTGACCACGACCACCCTCAACGAGTCCACCCGGAATTTCACGCGGACGCGCAATGGATATGACCCCATTGAGGTCAACGAGTACATCAGCCGGCTGACCATCATGCATCAGTCGGGGCTGAACGATGTGGAGACGCTCAAGAGCCGGCTGGAGGACGCCACCAAGCAGATCAGCTCACTCAAGGACGAGGTCACCACCCTCAGCGACACCTCCCCCTCCGCCCACGCCATGACCGACCGGATGGCGAAGATGCTTCGCATCGCGGTCGACGAGGTCGCCGAGATGCAGAACGAGGCGCGCACCGAGTCCGCCGCGCTGATCGCCTCCGCCAAGGCCGATGCCGAGGCCATGCGCACCAAGCACAAGGAACTGCTCGCCGACATGGCGGCCCGGCAGAGCGCGCTGGAAACCGAGTACACCGAGGTGATGGCACGCGCCCGCGAGGAAGCCAATCAGATTGTCGCCCAAGCAGTCAGCGAGTCCGAGCGATTGCGTGCCGCCGAGGCCAAGCGGCGTGAGAAAGCTGAAACGGAATTGGACGAGGAGTTGACCAAACTGCGCACCGACACGCAGAGCGCCGTCGACGAACAGCGCCGCAGCATCCAGGGCGAATGCGAGAAACGCCTTGCCGACGCCAAAGATGAGGCGGATCGTCGCCTGCGCCTGGCCGACGAGCAGATCGAGCGACGCCTGGATCAGGCCCGCCGATCGGTGGAAGAGATTGGTCAGCAGCGCATCTCGATCCTGGAGCAGCTAATGGGCGTGCACGGGAGGCTGGAGAGCATCCCGTCGGCCCTGGAATCGGCCTACCGCGATCGCGACAACTCCAAGTCGATCGTCATGGTGCCGTCCAAGCGGGTCCTCGACCAGAAGGTCATCGAGGGGTAG
- the orn gene encoding oligoribonuclease produces MSAPRDELVWIDCEMTGLDLGSDKLIEIAALVTDGDLNILGEGVDVVIHADDAALAAMPPVVADMHAKSGLTKEVRTSVVTLQEAEAMVLDYIRQHVASAKTAPLAGNSIATDRGFIARDMPELDAFLHYRMIDVSSIKELCRRWYPRIYFGQPDKGLAHRALADIKESIRELRYYRRAAFVPDPGPSTSDLVAIVADLDNAPDTDSA; encoded by the coding sequence GTGAGTGCTCCACGCGATGAACTGGTCTGGATCGACTGCGAGATGACGGGGCTCGACCTCGGCTCCGACAAACTGATCGAGATCGCCGCCCTTGTCACCGACGGTGACCTCAACATCCTCGGCGAGGGTGTTGACGTCGTCATTCACGCCGATGACGCCGCCCTGGCCGCGATGCCGCCGGTGGTCGCCGATATGCACGCCAAATCGGGGCTCACCAAGGAGGTCCGCACGTCGGTCGTCACCCTGCAAGAAGCAGAGGCGATGGTGCTCGACTACATCCGTCAGCACGTGGCGTCGGCCAAGACCGCTCCCCTGGCAGGTAACTCCATCGCCACCGACCGGGGCTTCATCGCACGTGACATGCCGGAACTCGACGCCTTCCTGCACTACCGGATGATCGACGTCAGCTCCATCAAGGAACTGTGCCGCCGCTGGTATCCGCGGATCTACTTCGGCCAACCCGACAAGGGCCTGGCGCATCGTGCGCTCGCCGACATCAAGGAGTCGATTCGCGAGCTGCGCTACTACCGCCGCGCGGCCTTCGTCCCCGATCCTGGGCCCTCTACCAGTGACCTTGTCGCAATCGTGGCCGACCTGGACAACGCGCCGGATACCGATTCGGCCTAA
- a CDS encoding helicase HerA-like domain-containing protein, translating into MAEQTTAGATPAQQIAAGYATTGQALELGSVVVDGTVDPAARIRIPLATLNRHGLIAGATGTGKTKTLQVIAEQLSAAGVPVVMADVKGDLSGISQPGEAGDKTAARAKDTGDDWVPTGFPTEFVSLGTNGIGVPVRATIRSFGPILLSKVLGLNATQESTLGLIFHWADQQQLPLQDLKDLRAVITYLTSDEGKADLKNLGGVSAATAGVILRALINLEADDGDTFFGEPEIDPNDLMRTSGDKGVITLVELGAQAARPVLFSTFLMWILANLFTKLPEIGDVDKPKLVFIFDEAHLLFADASKAFLEQVEQTVKLIRSKGVGVFFCTQLPTDVPNNVLSQLGARVQHALRAFTPEDQKALAKTVKTYPKTDVYDMDTALTSLGIGEAIVTVLSERGAPTPVAWTRMRAPRSLMAAIGDDAIKAAAASSPLQSKYGQTVDSRSAFEVLAEKAAQAQQDAPVGQAPAKKNGKPAPEKPSWWRRLLSNRSFQSFLSALGKQLIRNMGKK; encoded by the coding sequence ATGGCCGAGCAGACCACCGCGGGAGCCACGCCCGCACAGCAGATCGCCGCCGGATACGCCACCACTGGCCAAGCACTTGAACTGGGTTCGGTCGTGGTGGACGGCACTGTCGATCCGGCGGCGCGTATCCGCATTCCATTGGCGACCCTCAACCGGCACGGCCTCATCGCCGGCGCGACCGGTACCGGCAAGACCAAGACCCTTCAGGTGATCGCCGAGCAGCTCAGTGCCGCGGGAGTGCCTGTGGTCATGGCCGACGTCAAGGGCGACCTATCCGGCATCTCCCAGCCCGGCGAGGCCGGCGACAAGACGGCGGCTCGTGCCAAGGACACCGGCGACGACTGGGTGCCGACGGGCTTCCCGACCGAGTTCGTGTCACTGGGCACCAACGGGATCGGTGTGCCGGTCCGCGCGACCATCCGCAGCTTCGGTCCGATCTTGCTGTCAAAGGTGCTGGGGCTCAATGCCACCCAGGAATCCACGCTGGGGTTGATCTTCCACTGGGCAGACCAACAGCAGCTGCCACTGCAGGACCTGAAAGATCTGCGCGCGGTCATCACGTACCTGACCAGCGATGAGGGCAAGGCGGACCTGAAGAACCTCGGTGGTGTGTCGGCGGCGACGGCGGGCGTGATCCTGCGCGCGCTGATCAATCTGGAGGCCGACGACGGCGACACGTTCTTCGGCGAACCCGAAATCGATCCGAACGATCTGATGCGGACGTCTGGAGACAAGGGCGTCATCACCCTGGTCGAGCTGGGGGCGCAGGCCGCGCGGCCGGTTCTGTTCTCCACATTCCTGATGTGGATTCTGGCCAACCTGTTCACGAAGCTGCCCGAGATCGGCGACGTTGACAAGCCCAAGCTCGTGTTCATCTTCGACGAGGCGCATCTGCTGTTCGCCGACGCGTCGAAGGCGTTCCTGGAGCAGGTGGAGCAGACCGTCAAGCTCATCCGGTCCAAGGGCGTCGGCGTGTTCTTCTGCACCCAGCTGCCCACCGACGTGCCCAACAACGTGCTCTCGCAGCTGGGCGCGCGCGTTCAGCACGCGCTGCGTGCCTTCACGCCCGAGGACCAGAAGGCCCTTGCCAAGACCGTCAAGACCTATCCCAAGACGGATGTGTACGACATGGACACGGCGCTGACCTCGCTGGGCATCGGCGAGGCGATCGTCACGGTGCTCTCCGAGCGGGGCGCGCCGACGCCGGTGGCGTGGACCCGGATGCGTGCGCCGCGTTCGCTGATGGCCGCCATCGGTGACGACGCCATCAAGGCCGCCGCCGCGTCCAGCCCCTTGCAGTCCAAGTACGGTCAGACTGTCGATTCGCGATCGGCCTTCGAGGTCCTCGCCGAGAAGGCTGCCCAGGCGCAGCAGGACGCCCCTGTCGGGCAGGCTCCCGCGAAGAAGAACGGCAAGCCGGCACCTGAGAAGCCCAGCTGGTGGCGCCGGCTGCTCAGCAACAGGAGCTTTCAGAGCTTTCTCAGCGCGCTGGGCAAGCAGCTCATCCGCAATATGGGTAAAAAGTAG
- a CDS encoding AurF N-oxygenase family protein: MSQTPSVEEDSPIERTAVRLLRSSVDRSYHPEVDVDWDAPDVPGLRYVPDRYISLYGTKIFERMTEEEKIRLGRLEASALASWGILAESALMHPMLKLASVSDPRSATAQYALTEVADECRHSVMFGRQINTLSDRSYNPPMIARALVGITALAPLSATIFSMMLMVEEILDRLQRQTMNDETLQPRTRAIAKIHVIEEARHISYARVALARAVERTGRGRMALERLIVAAGAAVIPLIMVQPAVYRDAGLPPLRSAWTALRNPHYHANLRFFGERLVRVMNENDMLEGRLVQHLWRWSRMLPEDFVPQSKRTADA, encoded by the coding sequence ATGTCACAAACGCCCAGCGTCGAGGAAGATTCACCCATCGAGCGCACGGCTGTGCGGCTGCTGCGGTCCTCGGTCGATCGCTCCTACCACCCGGAGGTGGACGTCGACTGGGACGCCCCCGACGTACCCGGCCTGCGGTATGTGCCCGATAGGTACATCTCGTTGTACGGCACCAAGATCTTCGAGCGGATGACCGAGGAGGAAAAGATCCGGCTCGGACGCCTGGAGGCGTCGGCCCTGGCCAGCTGGGGGATCCTCGCCGAAAGCGCACTGATGCATCCCATGCTCAAACTCGCTTCGGTCAGCGATCCGCGAAGCGCCACAGCACAGTACGCCCTGACCGAGGTGGCCGACGAATGCCGGCATTCAGTGATGTTCGGTCGCCAAATCAACACCTTGAGCGACCGCAGCTACAACCCGCCCATGATCGCGCGGGCATTGGTTGGCATCACCGCGCTGGCGCCACTTTCGGCCACAATCTTCTCGATGATGCTGATGGTCGAGGAAATACTGGACCGGTTGCAGCGACAAACGATGAACGACGAGACTCTGCAACCCCGAACCCGGGCCATCGCCAAGATTCACGTGATCGAGGAGGCCCGACACATCAGCTACGCACGCGTCGCGCTCGCGCGCGCCGTAGAGAGAACGGGCCGCGGCCGGATGGCCTTGGAGCGCTTGATCGTTGCCGCCGGCGCCGCGGTAATCCCGTTGATCATGGTGCAACCGGCCGTGTACCGCGACGCCGGGCTTCCGCCCCTGCGGTCGGCGTGGACCGCACTGCGCAATCCGCACTATCACGCGAACCTGCGGTTCTTCGGCGAGCGGCTGGTCCGGGTCATGAACGAGAACGACATGCTTGAGGGCCGACTGGTGCAGCACCTCTGGCGGTGGTCCCGCATGCTGCCCGAAGACTTTGTGCCACAGTCGAAACGGACGGCAGACGCCTAG
- a CDS encoding TetR/AcrR family transcriptional regulator, whose protein sequence is MRVRRRFVAAAVVSIERKGPSATVEDVVRAAHSAKPKLYRHFDDRDDLFDSVAQAMVAAIRRRLSGAVDMDMPPRKSAQRAASGIVALVQRFPQSTRFLFEHQMVGVRGKPAPALRPDGAIPELAGAISSFLERVNVHPSGADQLAAALIGTAATTAIWHVAQSGEPDESADRRLAETLWACVDVFLRSKGVIVDPDRALDADRVRTARAALVDLRGEGQSPSFL, encoded by the coding sequence GTGCGGGTGCGTCGAAGGTTTGTTGCTGCGGCCGTGGTCTCGATCGAGCGAAAGGGGCCGTCGGCGACGGTAGAGGATGTCGTCCGTGCCGCGCACTCCGCTAAACCCAAGTTGTACAGGCATTTTGACGATCGCGATGATCTGTTCGACTCGGTGGCGCAGGCCATGGTGGCCGCGATCCGGCGCCGGCTCTCCGGCGCTGTCGACATGGATATGCCGCCACGAAAGTCGGCGCAGCGCGCCGCATCCGGCATTGTCGCGTTGGTGCAACGGTTCCCGCAGTCGACCCGTTTCCTGTTCGAGCATCAGATGGTGGGCGTGCGCGGCAAGCCAGCTCCAGCCCTCCGGCCCGACGGAGCCATCCCCGAACTTGCCGGGGCGATCTCGTCATTCCTGGAGCGGGTCAATGTGCACCCATCCGGTGCCGATCAGCTGGCTGCCGCGCTGATCGGCACCGCGGCGACGACGGCGATATGGCACGTTGCCCAGAGCGGCGAGCCGGATGAGTCGGCAGACCGGCGACTTGCCGAGACGCTATGGGCGTGTGTTGATGTCTTTCTGCGCTCCAAGGGCGTCATCGTCGATCCCGATCGAGCTCTGGATGCAGACCGGGTCCGGACGGCCCGCGCCGCGTTGGTGGACTTGCGGGGCGAGGGTCAGTCGCCGAGTTTCTTGTAG
- the cmrA gene encoding mycolate reductase (Catalyzes the final step in mycolic acid biosynthesis.), giving the protein MPIPAPSPDARAVVTGASQGIGAALAEELAARGHNLIITARRGEILNDLANALSEKTGVIVEVRAVDLADPGARDALCTELSERNISILCNNAGTATFGPIRGLDPAGERKQVQLNAVAVHDLTLAVLPGMLARGAGGILISGSAAGNSPIPNNATYAATKAFANTFSESLRGELKGTGVHVTLLAPGPVRTVEPDPAEASIVDKVVPDFLWINGEYTARVSLNALERNKMRVVPGITSKAMSVAAGYAPRAVVAPIVGSFYKKLGD; this is encoded by the coding sequence ATGCCGATACCCGCACCAAGTCCCGATGCCCGCGCCGTCGTCACCGGAGCTTCTCAGGGGATCGGGGCGGCGCTCGCCGAAGAGCTCGCCGCCCGTGGCCACAATCTGATCATCACCGCACGCCGGGGTGAGATTCTCAACGACCTCGCCAACGCCCTTAGCGAGAAAACGGGCGTGATCGTGGAGGTGCGTGCGGTGGATTTGGCCGATCCGGGTGCGCGCGACGCACTGTGCACAGAGCTGTCCGAACGCAACATCTCGATCCTGTGCAACAACGCCGGGACAGCGACCTTCGGACCGATCCGCGGCCTCGATCCGGCCGGGGAGCGCAAGCAGGTGCAGCTCAATGCCGTTGCGGTGCACGACCTTACTTTGGCGGTCCTGCCCGGCATGCTGGCGCGCGGAGCCGGCGGCATCCTGATCTCGGGTTCTGCGGCGGGCAACTCCCCGATCCCCAACAACGCCACCTACGCGGCGACCAAGGCCTTTGCGAACACCTTCTCCGAGTCGCTGCGCGGCGAGCTCAAGGGCACCGGCGTGCACGTCACGTTGCTGGCGCCCGGCCCCGTGCGCACCGTCGAGCCGGACCCCGCGGAGGCCTCGATCGTGGACAAGGTGGTACCCGATTTCCTGTGGATCAACGGCGAATACACCGCACGCGTCTCCCTGAATGCGTTGGAACGCAACAAGATGCGCGTGGTCCCCGGCATCACATCCAAGGCTATGTCGGTAGCCGCCGGCTACGCCCCCCGCGCCGTTGTCGCTCCCATCGTGGGCAGCTTCTACAAGAAACTCGGCGACTGA